A window of the Rhizobium viscosum genome harbors these coding sequences:
- a CDS encoding GTP-binding protein → MNRIERLPVTVLAGFLGAGKTTLLSHVLNNRDGLRVAVIVNDMSEVNIDASLIRDGGCNLSHTTETLVELSNGCICCTLRNDLLTEVRRLAEEGRYDYLLIEGTGIAEPRPIAATFSFCDENGVSLSDFARLDTMVTVVDAANLLADYSSADLLADRGLQRDGEDRRTLIDLLVDQIEFADVVVINKSSDATEEVRAEIRKIVASLNPDARQVETDLGKVSLATVLNTGLFDEEKAAAHPLWHKELYSPGEHVPETEEYGVSSFVYRTRRPFDPKRFRAFLDEPWPGVLRAKGHFWLATRPRHVGLMSAAGVQRRCEPMGLWWAAVPRQDWPSHQQFHQHLQSRWDSAWGDRRQELVFIGVGMDETGVRTALDDCLASADPRDWAALEDPFPAW, encoded by the coding sequence ATGAACAGGATCGAGCGGCTTCCGGTGACCGTGCTCGCCGGTTTTCTCGGGGCTGGCAAGACGACGCTTCTCAGTCACGTCCTGAACAATCGTGATGGTTTGCGGGTTGCCGTCATCGTCAACGACATGAGTGAAGTGAACATAGATGCGAGCCTCATTCGAGACGGCGGCTGCAACCTGTCGCATACGACGGAGACATTGGTCGAGCTCAGCAATGGCTGCATATGCTGCACCCTGCGCAATGACCTGCTGACGGAAGTGCGGCGACTGGCCGAAGAAGGACGATACGACTATCTGTTGATCGAGGGTACCGGCATTGCCGAGCCGCGCCCCATCGCGGCGACATTTTCCTTCTGCGATGAAAACGGCGTTTCGCTTTCTGATTTTGCCAGACTCGACACGATGGTCACGGTGGTAGATGCTGCAAACCTGTTAGCCGACTACAGTAGCGCCGATCTGCTTGCCGATCGCGGCTTGCAACGGGACGGTGAGGACCGGCGCACCCTCATCGACCTGCTGGTCGACCAGATCGAGTTTGCCGATGTTGTCGTGATCAACAAGAGCTCGGATGCGACTGAAGAGGTCCGCGCGGAGATCCGCAAGATAGTTGCGTCTCTCAACCCGGATGCGCGTCAGGTGGAGACGGATCTCGGCAAGGTTTCTCTGGCAACCGTTCTCAATACTGGCCTCTTCGATGAAGAAAAGGCGGCCGCGCATCCCTTGTGGCACAAAGAATTGTACAGCCCGGGCGAACATGTCCCCGAGACGGAGGAATATGGGGTATCGAGCTTTGTCTACCGCACGAGACGCCCCTTCGACCCTAAGCGATTTCGTGCATTCCTGGACGAGCCCTGGCCGGGAGTGCTTCGCGCCAAGGGCCATTTCTGGCTTGCCACACGCCCGCGTCACGTGGGCCTGATGTCGGCTGCAGGCGTGCAGCGACGCTGCGAACCCATGGGGCTCTGGTGGGCAGCCGTTCCCCGGCAGGACTGGCCGAGCCATCAGCAGTTTCATCAGCACCTGCAGAGCCGGTGGGACAGCGCCTGGGGCGATCGCCGGCAGGAACTGGTGTTCATTGGCGTTGGAATGGACGAGACGGGTGTGCGCACCGCATTGGACGATTGCCTCGCCAGCGCCGATCCGCGCGACTGGGCGGCTCTCGAAGATCCGTTCCCGGCCTGGTAG
- a CDS encoding amino acid ABC transporter ATP-binding protein yields the protein MNEIATIEPLVKARNVHKSFADLEVLKGIDLDVAPGEVVVVLGPSGSGKSTFLRCINHLESINQGSIEVDGEQIGYRLHKDRLLQLSNHAIALQRRKIGMVFQQFNLYPHMTALQNIIEAPVGIHGESRKAATENALGLLERVGLSAKADSYPRQLSGGQQQRVAIARALAIKPKLMLFDEPTSALDPELVGEVLATMRDLANQGLTMIVVTHEIGFAREAADRVVFMDGGRVVEQGKPEDVIGNPQHPRTRSFLSRFI from the coding sequence ATGAACGAGATTGCCACTATCGAGCCTCTCGTCAAGGCGCGCAATGTCCACAAGTCCTTCGCAGATCTGGAAGTGCTGAAGGGTATCGATCTCGACGTCGCGCCGGGGGAGGTCGTCGTCGTCCTTGGCCCCTCCGGTTCCGGCAAGTCGACGTTCCTGCGCTGTATCAACCACCTCGAATCCATCAACCAGGGTTCGATCGAGGTGGACGGTGAACAGATCGGCTACCGCCTGCACAAGGATCGGCTGCTGCAGCTCTCGAACCATGCGATCGCCCTGCAGCGCCGCAAGATCGGCATGGTGTTCCAGCAGTTCAATCTCTACCCCCATATGACGGCGCTGCAGAACATCATCGAGGCGCCGGTGGGCATACACGGCGAAAGCCGCAAGGCCGCGACCGAAAATGCGTTGGGGCTCCTGGAGCGGGTCGGGCTTTCGGCCAAGGCCGACAGCTACCCGCGCCAGCTTTCCGGCGGCCAGCAGCAGCGCGTGGCGATTGCCCGCGCGCTGGCCATCAAGCCGAAGCTGATGCTCTTCGATGAGCCGACCTCAGCACTCGACCCCGAACTGGTCGGCGAAGTTCTCGCCACCATGCGAGATCTCGCAAACCAGGGCCTGACCATGATCGTCGTCACCCACGAGATCGGTTTCGCGAGGGAAGCGGCCGACCGCGTCGTCTTCATGGATGGCGGCAGGGTCGTGGAACAGGGCAAGCCGGAAGACGTGATCGGCAACCCGCAGCACCCCCGCACCCGAAGCTTCCTGTCGCGCTTCATCTAG
- a CDS encoding M20 aminoacylase family protein — MSLDNDFARLSDFEPMEVELTAIRRHLHAHPELSFEEAETARFVAEKLESWGYEVTRNVGGHGVVARMTVGAGKKSIAIRADMDALPITEETGRPYASTVAGKMHACGHDGHTTILLGAAEYLARTRRFNGTVNLIFQPAEEAGAVSGAPAMIADGLFERFPFDVIFGLHNHPGAPEGTWLMRSGPLMAAADSAEIVIKGKGGHASRPHLTVDPVVVACNLVVSLQSVVSRNIDPTQTAVVTVGAIHAGEAANVIPESAKLLLSIRSFDPKVRDTLEARIRRLAETIADGYGATAKIEYTRGHPVVVNSEAETEFARTVAEELVGADKVALCNLIPGSEDFSHFLEHKPGSFLRLGNGVESAILHSAKYDFADKSLTMGAAMWARLTERYLDG; from the coding sequence ATGTCCCTCGACAATGATTTTGCCCGCCTCTCCGATTTCGAACCGATGGAAGTGGAACTGACGGCTATCCGCCGGCATCTCCACGCCCATCCTGAACTCTCCTTCGAGGAGGCTGAGACTGCCCGTTTCGTTGCCGAAAAGCTTGAATCCTGGGGTTATGAGGTGACCCGCAACGTCGGCGGTCACGGCGTGGTGGCGCGCATGACGGTTGGCGCCGGAAAGAAGAGCATCGCCATCCGCGCCGATATGGACGCCCTGCCGATCACCGAGGAGACCGGTCGCCCCTATGCCAGCACGGTGGCTGGCAAGATGCATGCCTGCGGACATGACGGCCATACCACGATCCTCTTGGGCGCCGCCGAATACCTGGCGCGCACACGCCGCTTCAACGGTACCGTCAATCTCATTTTCCAGCCGGCCGAGGAGGCAGGCGCGGTGAGTGGCGCGCCGGCAATGATCGCCGACGGGCTGTTCGAACGCTTTCCCTTCGATGTTATCTTCGGCCTGCACAATCATCCGGGCGCACCCGAGGGCACCTGGCTGATGCGGTCGGGTCCGCTGATGGCGGCTGCCGACAGCGCCGAGATCGTCATCAAGGGCAAGGGCGGCCACGCCTCGCGTCCGCATCTGACCGTCGATCCGGTGGTCGTTGCCTGCAACCTCGTCGTCAGCTTGCAATCAGTCGTCTCCCGTAACATCGATCCAACACAGACCGCCGTCGTCACGGTCGGGGCGATCCATGCCGGCGAGGCCGCAAACGTCATCCCCGAAAGTGCAAAACTGCTGCTCAGCATCCGCTCCTTCGATCCGAAGGTGCGCGACACCTTGGAGGCCAGGATCCGCAGGCTCGCCGAAACGATTGCAGACGGTTACGGCGCAACCGCGAAAATCGAATACACGCGCGGACATCCCGTGGTCGTCAATTCGGAGGCGGAAACCGAGTTCGCCCGCACGGTTGCAGAAGAGCTTGTCGGTGCCGACAAGGTAGCCCTCTGCAACCTCATCCCCGGCAGCGAGGACTTCTCGCATTTCCTCGAGCACAAGCCCGGCAGCTTCCTGCGGCTCGGCAACGGTGTGGAATCCGCGATCCTGCACAGTGCCAAATACGACTTTGCCGACAAATCCCTGACGATGGGCGCTGCGATGTGGGCGCGCTTGACCGAACGCTATCTCGACGGCTGA
- a CDS encoding DUF4082 domain-containing protein, translated as MYRNARRWASRSQLVDSWAPRWLGVGRKAKPHKNADRLEDSAQLATSVQTGGGPTGSALVGSPDDNSALGGHDTERRVDAVSAADGQGDLDHVFPSLADAFAAARETSVGSGDSAASVRSAHDPVFAPFGRNASGAVLPPYRSYSGIVSIGEDPLAPYLPQNPAPTVSGQGSSAVAGGRAHSGKVVILESSPSAAAAAHHGGSNSLAFGMPFGVCGCGYFTSPTRILDWAHGGGLLQQDGQLPGTRLTEGPDYVATIKRAISASVSDPLLDRDLSPLSGWRGTASWTDSTNLNGSLPGGGEMGTATGTKGVGELSGSVTTPPITQRSVTTQNLAATAVATPANKVVEENLLPGNPESEWGIVGAGSSNIEGFATDISVDNGKTISFKIDTDSNNYRIDIYRLGYYGGMGARKVKTIQHTGVQNQPNPLRNATTGTVDAGNWAVSASWTVPDDAVSGVYIAKLVRQDGTFGENHIPFIVRDDDSHSDIVFQTADQTWQAYNGWGGANFYGGNGPATGQGAGRAYAVSYNRPIATRGGVGTFAGPQDYLFGAEYAGIYWLEQNGYDVSYLSGVDVDRYGSLLLNHKTYVDAGHDEYWSGQQRTNVEAARDAGVNLMFWSGNEVYWRTRWGNAYSADGTPYRTLISYKETWSPSASIDPSNEWTGTFRDPRLSPPAVGGGNPENSLTGQLFKVDDVGSNLQAITIPYDDANLRFWRDTSVANLQPGQTATLTKNYLGYEWDEAVDNGFDPAGLVKLSSTTLPVSTYLLDYGNTTGNATSTHNLTLYRAPSGALVFGAGTVYWTWGLSNNHDNEATPTDPRVQQAMVNLLADMGIQPGTLQSGLVAATGSTDHVAPTSIITAPSTATVGSTVTITGTATDTGGGVIAGVEVSTDNGASWHPATGDENWTYTWSPQVAGSYTIRSRAVDDSINLETPSAGRTVTVSGPSYTSLFGSATPAVVNTGDTSAVELGVKFQTSVAGTVTGIRFYKGSQDTGTHTGSLWSSTGTRIATLTFTNETASGWQTAYFSSPVALTAGQTYTASYHTNTGHYSTTANYFTSNVTSGPLTAPASGNGVYRYGSTSLFPTSTFEQTNYWVDVMFTTPGSNTVPTAVADAGDATEKGGVANGSGGVVASGNVLTNDTDPDAGDTKTVTAVVFGSTSGTLGSALSGTYGSLVLNASGAYSYAVNETNAAVQALRQSTNTLSDVFSYTMRDTAGATATANLTITIHGANDAPVLAVQTATQNATTGSAFSFTLPTTTFSDVDSGETLTYSATASDGTALPAWLSFNASTRTFSGTPTTGGTYGVKVTATDLGGLAANETFNIAVSTPGNTVPTAVADAGDATEKGGVANGSGGVVASGNVLTNDTDPDAGDTKTVTAVVFGATSGTLGSALSGTYGSLVLNASGAYSYAVNETNAAVQALRQSTNTLSDVFSYTMRDTAGATATANLTITIHGANDAPVLAVQTATQNATTGSAFSFTLPTTTFSDVDSGETLTYTATAADGTALPAWLAFNATTRTFSGTPTTAGTYGVKVTATDLGGLAANETFNIAVSAAPTTYSLFSASSTPTQTNLNDGQQLELGVKFQANVAGDITAIKFYRSANDNGQNVVDLWTSTGTKLASATFTNTTASGWQTVNFTTPVTITANTTYVASYHTTGAYVATDAFFNNAVTNGPLTAQSSAAAGGNGVYAYGGSATTGLFPSNTYDSANYYADVIFRPQLAA; from the coding sequence ATGTATCGCAACGCTCGCCGGTGGGCTTCGCGCTCACAATTGGTGGATTCGTGGGCTCCCCGGTGGTTGGGTGTCGGCCGAAAGGCAAAGCCTCATAAGAACGCCGATCGGCTCGAGGATAGTGCTCAACTTGCGACATCCGTGCAGACAGGGGGCGGACCTACGGGCAGCGCCCTTGTCGGCAGTCCTGACGATAACTCCGCACTCGGCGGACATGATACTGAACGGAGGGTGGACGCGGTCAGCGCAGCAGACGGTCAAGGCGATCTCGACCACGTGTTTCCATCCTTGGCCGACGCTTTCGCAGCGGCGCGCGAAACGAGCGTTGGAAGCGGAGATTCTGCTGCGTCTGTACGGTCGGCCCATGATCCGGTTTTTGCACCTTTCGGGCGGAACGCGAGCGGCGCTGTCTTGCCCCCTTATCGCAGCTATTCCGGAATTGTCAGCATAGGCGAGGATCCCCTGGCCCCGTATCTGCCGCAGAACCCCGCACCGACAGTATCAGGGCAAGGTTCCTCCGCCGTAGCAGGCGGGCGCGCTCACTCCGGCAAGGTGGTCATTCTCGAATCGAGCCCATCGGCAGCGGCTGCTGCACACCACGGCGGATCGAATTCATTGGCATTTGGCATGCCCTTTGGTGTCTGCGGCTGTGGCTACTTCACATCCCCCACGCGGATTCTCGATTGGGCCCATGGCGGCGGCCTGCTTCAACAGGACGGTCAATTGCCGGGGACCAGGCTGACCGAAGGGCCGGACTATGTCGCGACGATCAAGCGGGCCATCAGCGCCTCGGTCAGCGACCCGCTTCTCGATCGCGACTTATCCCCGCTCTCGGGCTGGCGCGGGACCGCAAGCTGGACGGATTCGACGAACTTGAACGGATCGTTGCCCGGCGGCGGAGAAATGGGAACGGCAACCGGCACCAAGGGCGTCGGCGAACTTTCCGGCTCGGTCACCACACCGCCGATCACGCAGCGGTCGGTGACGACGCAAAATCTGGCCGCGACGGCGGTCGCGACGCCCGCCAACAAGGTCGTGGAGGAAAACCTGCTGCCGGGCAACCCGGAAAGCGAGTGGGGCATCGTTGGCGCCGGTAGCTCCAATATCGAGGGATTTGCGACTGACATCAGCGTCGATAACGGCAAGACGATCAGCTTCAAGATCGACACCGATTCCAACAACTACCGGATCGATATCTACCGCCTCGGCTATTATGGCGGCATGGGCGCGCGCAAGGTCAAGACCATTCAGCACACCGGCGTGCAGAATCAACCCAATCCGTTGCGCAATGCCACGACCGGCACCGTGGATGCCGGTAACTGGGCAGTTTCGGCTTCGTGGACCGTACCTGACGATGCTGTCTCGGGCGTCTATATCGCCAAGCTTGTGCGGCAGGATGGCACCTTCGGCGAAAATCATATCCCGTTCATCGTGCGCGACGACGACAGCCATAGCGACATCGTCTTCCAGACCGCTGACCAGACCTGGCAGGCCTATAATGGCTGGGGTGGCGCAAACTTCTATGGCGGCAACGGTCCGGCGACGGGGCAGGGCGCTGGCCGCGCCTATGCGGTCAGTTACAACAGGCCGATTGCGACCCGCGGCGGGGTTGGCACTTTTGCCGGTCCGCAGGACTATCTGTTCGGCGCCGAATATGCGGGCATCTACTGGCTTGAGCAGAACGGCTATGATGTTTCGTACCTGTCGGGTGTCGACGTCGACCGCTATGGCAGCCTGTTGCTCAATCATAAGACCTATGTTGATGCCGGGCATGATGAATACTGGTCTGGACAGCAGAGAACCAATGTCGAAGCCGCGCGCGATGCGGGCGTCAACCTGATGTTCTGGAGCGGTAACGAGGTCTATTGGCGCACCCGTTGGGGCAATGCCTACAGCGCCGACGGCACGCCTTATCGGACCCTTATTTCCTACAAGGAGACATGGTCGCCCAGTGCCAGCATCGACCCTTCCAACGAATGGACGGGCACGTTCCGCGATCCGCGCCTCAGCCCACCCGCTGTCGGCGGCGGAAACCCGGAAAACTCACTGACCGGGCAGTTGTTCAAGGTCGATGATGTCGGCAGCAATCTCCAGGCGATCACTATTCCCTATGACGACGCCAACCTGCGCTTCTGGCGCGATACGAGCGTTGCCAATCTTCAGCCCGGCCAGACGGCAACACTAACCAAGAACTATCTTGGTTACGAATGGGACGAAGCGGTTGACAACGGCTTCGATCCGGCCGGCCTCGTCAAGCTGTCGTCGACGACGCTTCCGGTCAGCACCTACTTGCTCGATTACGGAAACACGACCGGCAATGCGACCTCGACCCACAATCTGACGCTCTATCGTGCGCCGAGCGGTGCGCTGGTATTCGGCGCCGGTACTGTCTACTGGACATGGGGCTTAAGCAACAACCACGATAATGAGGCGACCCCGACCGATCCCCGCGTGCAGCAGGCAATGGTCAATCTGCTTGCCGACATGGGCATTCAGCCCGGGACGCTACAGTCCGGCCTTGTCGCCGCGACGGGCTCCACCGATCATGTCGCACCGACTTCCATCATCACCGCGCCATCAACGGCGACCGTTGGCTCCACGGTCACGATTACAGGTACCGCCACTGACACGGGCGGCGGGGTCATTGCCGGCGTCGAGGTCTCGACCGACAATGGGGCGAGCTGGCATCCGGCGACGGGCGATGAGAACTGGACATATACATGGTCGCCGCAGGTCGCGGGCAGCTATACGATCAGGTCACGGGCTGTCGACGACAGCATCAACCTTGAGACACCCTCGGCGGGACGCACGGTCACCGTCAGCGGGCCGAGCTACACCTCTCTCTTCGGTTCGGCGACGCCAGCGGTCGTCAATACCGGCGACACGTCGGCCGTCGAGCTCGGGGTCAAATTCCAGACCTCCGTGGCCGGCACCGTCACTGGCATTCGTTTCTATAAGGGCAGCCAGGATACCGGCACGCATACCGGTTCACTCTGGTCGAGTACGGGTACGCGGATCGCGACTCTCACCTTCACGAACGAAACTGCCAGCGGCTGGCAGACGGCCTATTTTTCGAGCCCGGTGGCCTTGACGGCTGGGCAGACCTACACGGCGTCCTACCATACGAATACCGGCCACTATTCGACAACTGCCAACTATTTCACCTCCAATGTGACGAGTGGCCCGCTAACGGCGCCGGCCAGCGGCAATGGCGTCTACCGCTATGGTAGCACCAGCCTGTTCCCCACGAGCACCTTCGAGCAGACCAACTACTGGGTCGATGTGATGTTCACCACGCCGGGCTCCAACACGGTGCCGACGGCAGTTGCCGATGCGGGCGACGCGACCGAGAAGGGTGGGGTGGCGAACGGTTCGGGCGGTGTGGTTGCCAGTGGTAACGTGCTGACCAACGACACCGATCCGGATGCCGGTGACACCAAGACGGTGACGGCCGTGGTCTTCGGCTCGACGTCGGGCACGCTCGGTTCGGCGCTGAGCGGCACTTACGGCAGTCTCGTGCTCAACGCATCGGGTGCCTATAGTTATGCCGTCAACGAGACCAATGCCGCCGTGCAGGCGCTGCGCCAGTCGACCAATACGCTGAGCGATGTCTTCAGCTATACGATGCGCGACACTGCCGGTGCCACCGCCACGGCCAACCTGACCATCACCATCCACGGTGCTAATGATGCGCCGGTGCTGGCCGTCCAGACGGCGACCCAGAACGCCACCACCGGCTCGGCCTTCTCCTTCACGCTGCCGACCACGACCTTCAGCGATGTCGACAGCGGCGAGACGCTGACCTATTCGGCAACGGCTTCCGATGGCACGGCATTGCCTGCCTGGCTGAGCTTCAATGCCTCGACGCGGACGTTCAGTGGTACTCCGACGACAGGCGGGACCTATGGCGTCAAGGTAACCGCGACCGATCTTGGCGGCCTCGCCGCCAACGAGACCTTCAATATCGCTGTATCGACGCCCGGCAACACGGTACCGACGGCGGTTGCCGATGCGGGTGATGCGACGGAGAAGGGTGGCGTTGCCAATGGTTCGGGTGGGGTGGTTGCGAGCGGCAATGTGCTGACCAACGACACCGATCCGGATGCCGGTGACACCAAGACGGTGACGGCCGTGGTCTTCGGGGCGACATCAGGCACGCTCGGTTCGGCGCTGAGCGGCACTTACGGCAGTCTCGTGCTCAACGCATCGGGTGCCTATAGTTATGCCGTCAACGAGACCAATGCCGCCGTGCAGGCGCTGCGCCAGTCGACCAATACGCTGAGCGATGTCTTCAGCTATACGATGCGCGACACTGCCGGTGCCACCGCCACGGCAAACCTCACCATCACCATCCATGGTGCCAACGACGCCCCGGTGCTGGCCGTCCAGACGGCGACCCAGAACGCCACCACCGGCTCGGCCTTCTCCTTCACGCTGCCGACCACGACCTTCAGCGATGTCGACAGCGGCGAGACGCTGACCTACACGGCAACGGCTGCCGATGGCACGGCATTGCCCGCCTGGCTGGCCTTCAACGCCACGACCCGGACGTTCAGTGGTACTCCGACGACAGCAGGCACCTATGGCGTCAAGGTAACGGCGACCGATCTCGGTGGCCTTGCGGCCAACGAGACCTTCAATATCGCTGTGTCGGCGGCGCCGACGACCTACAGCCTGTTTTCCGCCTCCAGCACGCCGACCCAGACGAACCTCAATGATGGCCAGCAGCTCGAGCTCGGGGTCAAGTTCCAGGCGAACGTTGCCGGTGACATTACCGCCATCAAGTTCTATCGCAGTGCCAACGACAACGGACAGAACGTCGTCGACCTCTGGACGTCCACGGGCACCAAGCTCGCCAGCGCCACCTTCACCAACACCACGGCGAGCGGCTGGCAGACGGTGAACTTTACAACACCGGTCACCATCACCGCCAATACCACCTATGTCGCCTCCTATCACACGACCGGTGCCTATGTGGCGACAGACGCCTTCTTCAACAATGCCGTGACAAATGGTCCGCTGACCGCCCAGTCCAGTGCTGCGGCCGGCGGCAACGGCGTCTACGCCTATGGCGGCTCCGCCACGACGGGGCTCTTCCCGAGCAATACCTATGATTCAGCGAATTACTATGCCGATGTGATCTTCCGCCCGCAGCTCGCCGCATGA